A stretch of DNA from Paenibacillus albus:
CAAGGGATCGGTGCTGTACCGCAACGGTAAAATTCTCGTAGCCAAGGAAGGTCAAAGAGAGCTGACCGAGGTGAACGATGAATTGCCTGCTTCCAGCGATCCGAATCGCGACTTTGTTGATCTTGTTCTTGGTAGAATTAGCGAAGCGGCAGCTCCATCCAGCTGTGGCTTGCGCATTGCCCGTCTGACTGAGGGCGCATGGAAAAGCGCTGCTAACAACAGCCAAGTCATCCGTTTATAATTTATCGGGAATCATTCATCCGATAGGCTTCTGAACAGGCTGCCGCAGGTTTCTTGCGGCAGCCTGTTTTATTAACGAGCAGGGGGCATCTATGTACGAGACCTTAATCATCCAGGCAGTAAGAGAGCATTATGCAATAGAGGTAGAAGAAGTAGAATTGCTGTCGCATTCAAACAAGATGGTCTACCAAATACGTACGAGCAACGATGAGGCCTATATTTTTGACATACACTTGAACCAACATAAAGAAGGCAGGATGTCGAACAAAGAGAATGAGAAATATTATACCGAGGATGCAATCGCGTCTGAAGCGCACATCTTACATGTATTAAATCGTGAATATCCAGAGCTTCGTTCACCAGCTCCGATTCGAAACAAAGCCGGCCAATTGGTAAGCTCTATCACGATCCAAGGTATAGACGCGTTATGTACATTTAGAAAATACATTGCCGGGCGAGAGCTTAAGAAAGACACATCAGAGGCTTATTTGCAGCAAGCCTACGAGGCTGGTATTATCGCTGCAAAGATCCATCAGTGCTCTAATCAGCATTTTAATGATATGCATCTCAGCAGACCGATCCATAAGCAGCCGCATGTACAGCGAATAGTAGATACCATCAGGCTGGGGATTGACGTTGGAACGATTACACCGGCTCAATTTGATATCGTAAACCGATCACTCGCTTTTGTTATGCATAGAATGGACGAGATGGATAAAGACGCGCCCTATTATGTAGGGATTGTCCATACGGATTTGCGCGATGCGAATCTGTTGTTTGATGGCGAGCGTGTCATTCCGATCGATTTCGGCAGATGTGTCTATGGTTATCTGTTATACGATTTGGGAGAGATGAGCGCACACATGGGTGGGGATGAGGTTCCGGTCTTGCAGCAGCTTATTCGCGGATACCACTCCATACGTAAGCTGACGCCATATGATCTGGTTACGATTGAAGCATTTAGGATGCTGTTTATTCTCAGTGTTGTGGCCGAGCAGATCTTGCAGAGGGACAATTCCTATGTTGCAACTACGCTCCAAAGATTGACGGAAGCCGATTTAGTAAACTTATTGTCAGACAAGCCCGTCATCCAAGGGATAAGAGATGTCATATAATCGGGGCTAAGAAATGATTCGAGAAGGAATCATTTCTTTTTTTGTAGAAGCGCGGCGAATGGTGTAGTCAATGTGTTTGAAACAGGAAAAAATAACACACTAAAAGCAAAAGTAAACACATTATGCGTTTAAATGAAAACGCATACAATAAGGTTGTACTCGGGAACGAGTAAAAATAGGGAGGTTACCAGATGGAGAATGTAAAGATGCAGCCAACGAACAAAAACAAAAAGTTTGTAGCATTGTCATTAACTGCAATTACAGCACTGTCATTAACACTTGCAGGCTGTGGTAGCAGTAATAACAACAACGCAGCATCCACCGATGGGAACACGAACACAGCTAAAGCAGACAACACTGCTGCAGCAAACAACACTGCTAAAGCAGACGACACAGCTAAAGCAGACAACACAGCGGCTTCTGACGAAAAAGTAACAATTGATTTCTGGTTCCCGTGGGGCGGAGATTTCCAAAAGGACTTTAAAAAGACAGTAGTAGATCCTTTTGAAGCAGCACATCCAAACATTAAAGTAAAAATGACTTTCGTAGAAACGACAGGTCAAACACAAGCATCCGATAAATTGCTGACTGCTATCGCAGGGGGCAACCCGCCTGACGTAGCATTGTTCGACCGTTTCTTGATCGGTTCATGGGCTGCTAAAGGCTCCCTGACTGATATCAAAGGAATGATGGACGCTGACGGCGAACTGAAACCTGATGACTACTACCCAGGTCTGTGGGCAGAAGTTGTTTACAAAGACGGCGTGTACGGCTTGCCGTGGGGT
This window harbors:
- a CDS encoding phosphotransferase enzyme family protein; translation: MYETLIIQAVREHYAIEVEEVELLSHSNKMVYQIRTSNDEAYIFDIHLNQHKEGRMSNKENEKYYTEDAIASEAHILHVLNREYPELRSPAPIRNKAGQLVSSITIQGIDALCTFRKYIAGRELKKDTSEAYLQQAYEAGIIAAKIHQCSNQHFNDMHLSRPIHKQPHVQRIVDTIRLGIDVGTITPAQFDIVNRSLAFVMHRMDEMDKDAPYYVGIVHTDLRDANLLFDGERVIPIDFGRCVYGYLLYDLGEMSAHMGGDEVPVLQQLIRGYHSIRKLTPYDLVTIEAFRMLFILSVVAEQILQRDNSYVATTLQRLTEADLVNLLSDKPVIQGIRDVI